From Variimorphobacter saccharofermentans, one genomic window encodes:
- a CDS encoding AAA family ATPase has protein sequence MSPYNSKAIQIIDEVNKVVIGKRDIIEKVLTAILAKGHILLEDYPGVGKTTLALAFSKAMELEYHRLQFTPDVLPTDVVGFHLLSKDGESLQYKPGAIMCNLFLADEINRTSSKTQSALLEVMEEGKVTVDSVTREVPKPFVVMATQNPIGSIGTQMLPESQLDRFMVRLSMGYPDIRSEIGILKERQNTNPLDYVVQVVSQEEILYLQSIVESIYIHDAIYEYITYLVQQTRDNSLIELGVSPRGTLALTNMVKATAFLKGRDYVIPSDVQFVFKDVCAHRMLLKSKARINNVTVDNLLDDILRTVKPPRIITRNI, from the coding sequence ATGTCCCCATATAATAGCAAGGCGATACAGATCATTGACGAAGTGAATAAAGTAGTAATTGGTAAAAGGGATATTATTGAAAAGGTACTTACTGCAATTCTGGCTAAGGGTCATATTCTTTTAGAGGATTATCCGGGAGTTGGGAAGACCACTTTGGCGTTGGCATTTTCGAAAGCGATGGAACTGGAATATCATCGTCTGCAATTTACGCCGGATGTATTACCTACGGATGTAGTCGGTTTTCATTTACTGAGTAAGGATGGTGAAAGCCTTCAATATAAACCGGGAGCAATTATGTGTAATTTGTTTTTAGCGGATGAGATTAACCGGACCTCTTCGAAAACACAATCTGCATTACTGGAAGTTATGGAGGAAGGGAAGGTAACCGTTGATAGTGTAACCAGGGAGGTACCCAAGCCTTTTGTTGTTATGGCTACTCAGAATCCCATCGGCTCCATCGGTACGCAGATGTTACCCGAATCCCAGCTGGACCGTTTTATGGTACGTCTGTCTATGGGATATCCGGATATCAGAAGCGAGATAGGCATACTGAAGGAACGGCAGAATACTAATCCCCTTGATTATGTGGTGCAGGTAGTAAGTCAGGAAGAAATCCTTTATCTGCAGAGTATTGTGGAATCAATCTATATTCATGATGCAATTTATGAATATATCACATATTTGGTGCAGCAGACCCGGGATAATTCATTGATTGAGCTTGGAGTCAGCCCTCGCGGTACCTTGGCACTGACCAATATGGTAAAGGCCACTGCGTTTCTGAAAGGGCGGGATTATGTAATACCCTCCGATGTACAATTTGTTTTTAAGGATGTTTGTGCGCACAGAATGCTTTTAAAATCTAAGGCACGCATCAATAATGTTACTGTGGACAACCTTTTAGATGATATCCTTCGCACGGTAAAGCCACCTAGAATTATCACCAGGAATATTTAA
- a CDS encoding peptidyl-prolyl cis-trans isomerase, whose translation MNKSKRIKNPKVTAATPKKKRINTKLIIISSSILVVLLVAALLFDQLYEKSILKINGDKYRMSDLTYYFYSIESQYDYYDQMFGGQYWDMSYDETSGVTMRDVAKQEAIEAALYNEILYREAVSEGYSLTEDEKKSVSDNVDNLLNQQLPEKVIKKNNFTKAYLTDIVEKTTLVARFRQDKIDSLDIDDEGIKAGIKYEDYRQYDIEYLTIPTTKTDDEGNSVEMTAEEKAAAYEKISALLDKAKVTEDWSTLVPEDEEELTYHTDYFVENDTNFSDEFKGMMMEMGNGQISDVYEAEDGYYIVRMVNNLSYESYDNAVSKAISDAESEGMNELYQEIKAKYDVTINNSAVRSLSMGNITLVK comes from the coding sequence GTGAATAAGTCAAAAAGAATTAAAAACCCTAAGGTTACAGCAGCAACCCCTAAGAAAAAACGTATCAATACAAAACTAATCATTATTTCTTCTTCGATATTGGTCGTTTTATTAGTTGCTGCATTATTATTTGACCAGTTATATGAAAAATCCATTTTGAAAATCAATGGTGATAAATATCGTATGAGTGATTTGACCTATTATTTCTATTCCATAGAATCACAGTATGACTATTATGATCAGATGTTTGGTGGACAATATTGGGACATGTCGTATGATGAAACTTCAGGTGTAACCATGCGTGATGTTGCCAAGCAGGAAGCAATAGAAGCCGCACTATATAATGAAATTCTTTATCGTGAAGCCGTATCTGAAGGATACTCCCTTACGGAAGATGAGAAAAAGAGTGTCTCCGATAATGTTGATAATCTATTAAATCAACAGCTTCCTGAGAAAGTAATTAAGAAAAACAATTTTACGAAGGCGTATCTAACTGATATTGTGGAGAAGACAACTCTTGTAGCACGGTTCCGTCAGGATAAAATTGATTCATTAGATATCGATGACGAAGGAATTAAGGCCGGAATCAAGTATGAGGATTATAGACAATATGATATCGAATACCTTACCATCCCTACAACGAAAACGGATGACGAAGGCAATTCTGTTGAAATGACCGCGGAAGAAAAGGCAGCTGCATATGAAAAGATTAGTGCACTGCTCGATAAGGCTAAGGTAACGGAGGATTGGTCAACTCTCGTCCCAGAAGACGAAGAAGAGCTTACCTATCATACAGATTACTTCGTGGAAAATGATACTAACTTTTCAGACGAATTTAAAGGTATGATGATGGAAATGGGCAATGGCCAAATAAGCGATGTATATGAAGCAGAGGATGGCTACTACATCGTCCGTATGGTAAATAACCTTTCCTATGAAAGCTATGATAATGCAGTATCAAAAGCCATTTCTGATGCTGAGAGTGAAGGTATGAATGAATTATACCAGGAGATAAAGGCTAAATACGATGTAACTATCAATAACAGTGCCGTGAGATCCTTATCCATGGGTAATATCACACTTGTAAAATAA
- a CDS encoding transglutaminase-like domain-containing protein codes for MSQKVHDGIIVDSSVYIEDDRKKDNPVTIRLIQYVAIVIAIWSSLSVLMDTLGTPANKIYINLAILVTAGITFGLCLYRSYHFVKLFFGVLFYGLFFISRIKRITNAFFIIENLVIDKIYAYYGYQLNYYNADYTRASEDITLLLILFLIPLTLLITVSMIKNRLIAISGLVQLLLIAVSFIFGIIPAERYLFAYIITTIYMIKSGDIGHSKDEQQRKLMKRISSRAAAYFSVMGIALFLLMKLIVTPQQYEKVEEIAEIKSEIQTTLSNLTFQDITQSFSDIKLPGHDTSVGGLDGGELGSTGRVEFHNIEQLRVTAPVSSITEGIYLKGYVGSVYTGDSWERHSKEDRQNYKELLNHYQNMGFEPINQVNGMIDELIEKEDIPESEFSLYNISRGKMYIDYQSANKKFLYAPYFTDYELIDGVSAVDDLYILPNKKNSNYEVEYYFNFSMNNIGLGNFLSYQGLLDSTVAEKSYRDYVYKTYTKLPEEGLERLKKDFTLTQEEASQRNTIELIAYVKAYLESNTQYSLSPGKLPKGEDFVEYFLYENHLGYCAHYASAAALMLRAMGVPTRYVEGYTFNSKDIIQDSALGGQSITVYDVGQASHFDVPQAQVAVKDYNAHAWVEVYIDYCGWLPVEFTPGSSMNNTVGMVEDMSEFSSIMAQKEEEAPDTTEVTPSPTPTVAAEKEEPTPAPQELTTQDKLKEQSSKASEKHNDVIFFLLLIILVFGAGILWLYMRIRKNRYARMNKSKNIRALYLFKDIEKLLLCYRNLPVSRASLEDCEEHIKDYYKFVNQEQFQICMDIARKARFGNRTISPSELSKVEELYRDIYVTVYSKLSSIKRLYLRILLEID; via the coding sequence ATGAGTCAAAAAGTACATGACGGGATCATTGTGGATTCCTCCGTATATATTGAAGATGATAGAAAAAAAGATAATCCTGTTACAATAAGATTAATTCAATATGTAGCCATCGTTATAGCGATCTGGAGTTCCCTGTCCGTGCTTATGGATACGCTGGGAACACCAGCCAATAAAATTTATATCAATCTTGCGATTCTTGTAACAGCTGGGATTACATTTGGGCTTTGTTTATACCGTTCATATCACTTTGTGAAACTGTTCTTCGGTGTACTGTTTTACGGCCTTTTTTTTATCAGCCGAATTAAGAGAATCACCAATGCTTTTTTTATAATTGAGAATTTAGTAATTGATAAGATCTATGCCTATTATGGATATCAATTAAATTATTATAATGCAGACTATACGAGGGCTTCCGAGGATATAACCCTGTTACTGATTTTATTTCTGATACCGCTTACTCTATTGATTACGGTGTCAATGATAAAGAACAGACTGATAGCTATTAGTGGTCTTGTGCAATTACTCCTGATAGCGGTAAGCTTTATCTTTGGAATTATTCCGGCTGAGAGATATTTGTTTGCTTATATTATTACGACTATTTATATGATCAAGTCAGGAGATATTGGCCATTCTAAGGACGAACAACAAAGAAAGCTCATGAAGAGAATTAGCAGCAGAGCGGCGGCCTATTTTAGTGTGATGGGTATAGCACTCTTTTTACTTATGAAGTTGATCGTTACTCCACAGCAATACGAAAAGGTTGAAGAGATTGCTGAGATTAAATCAGAAATTCAAACCACACTTTCTAATCTGACATTTCAGGATATTACGCAAAGTTTTTCGGATATAAAGTTACCGGGGCATGATACCTCGGTAGGCGGATTGGATGGTGGTGAACTGGGGAGTACTGGAAGAGTGGAATTTCATAATATAGAGCAATTGCGCGTTACTGCACCGGTATCCTCGATTACTGAGGGAATTTATCTTAAGGGTTATGTTGGGAGCGTATATACAGGAGATAGTTGGGAGAGGCATTCGAAGGAGGATCGTCAGAATTATAAGGAATTATTAAACCATTATCAGAACATGGGCTTTGAGCCTATAAATCAGGTAAATGGAATGATTGATGAGCTGATAGAAAAGGAGGATATTCCTGAATCTGAATTCTCATTATATAATATCAGCCGAGGCAAAATGTATATTGATTATCAGTCTGCAAATAAGAAGTTTCTCTATGCACCGTATTTTACAGATTATGAGTTGATCGATGGGGTCAGTGCAGTGGACGATCTTTATATTCTACCCAATAAAAAGAATAGTAATTATGAGGTGGAATATTATTTTAATTTCTCGATGAATAATATAGGTCTGGGGAATTTCCTTTCCTATCAGGGCCTTTTGGATAGTACGGTTGCAGAGAAAAGTTACAGGGATTATGTATATAAGACCTATACGAAACTGCCAGAGGAAGGTTTAGAACGACTAAAGAAGGACTTTACACTAACTCAGGAGGAAGCTTCTCAACGTAATACGATAGAGTTGATTGCTTATGTGAAAGCTTATCTGGAGAGTAACACCCAGTATTCTCTTTCACCGGGCAAACTACCAAAGGGAGAGGATTTTGTAGAATACTTTTTATATGAGAACCATCTTGGTTATTGTGCACATTATGCCTCGGCCGCGGCGCTAATGCTCCGTGCTATGGGAGTTCCCACCCGTTATGTGGAAGGCTACACCTTTAATTCTAAGGACATTATCCAAGACTCTGCTTTGGGTGGACAAAGTATTACAGTTTATGATGTCGGACAGGCCAGTCATTTTGATGTGCCGCAGGCTCAGGTAGCGGTAAAGGATTATAATGCGCACGCCTGGGTTGAGGTGTATATTGATTATTGTGGTTGGCTTCCGGTGGAATTCACTCCTGGATCATCCATGAATAATACAGTGGGTATGGTAGAAGATATGTCGGAGTTTAGTAGTATCATGGCACAAAAGGAAGAGGAAGCGCCTGATACCACAGAGGTAACTCCTTCGCCCACACCGACAGTTGCTGCTGAAAAGGAAGAACCAACTCCTGCGCCTCAGGAATTGACGACCCAGGATAAATTGAAGGAGCAATCCTCAAAGGCTTCCGAGAAGCATAACGATGTGATATTCTTTCTTCTGCTCATTATACTGGTGTTCGGTGCCGGTATTCTCTGGCTATATATGAGAATACGCAAGAATAGATATGCAAGAATGAATAAAAGCAAGAATATCAGGGCCCTATATTTATTCAAAGATATTGAGAAATTACTTTTATGTTACCGTAATCTGCCAGTGAGTAGAGCAAGCCTGGAGGATTGTGAGGAACATATTAAGGATTATTATAAATTCGTTAATCAAGAGCAATTTCAGATCTGTATGGATATCGCTCGAAAAGCGCGATTTGGAAACAGAACCATATCACCATCAGAGTTAAGTAAGGTCGAGGAGCTGTACCGGGATATTTATGTTACCGTATATAGTAAGCTTAGTTCCATTAAAAGGCTTTACCTAAGAATTCTCTTGGAAATCGATTAA
- a CDS encoding TrkH family potassium uptake protein has protein sequence MNKSIILHIVGWILSVEAAFMLLPLICAVIYQEKSGFAFLITMGIGLLIGLPLVIYKPKSKLFFAKEGLVSVGLGWIAMSSLGALPFTISGEIPNYVDALFEIISGFTTTGSSILKDIEALSYCMLFWRSFTHWIGGMGILVFVLAILPMSGGERMHIMRAESPGPSIEKLVPRMRTTAKILYSIYLGMTLLQIILFLIGGMPLFDALTITFGTAGTGGLAIKNDSMLSYSPYLQTVTTVFMFLFGVNFNIYYLILFRKIKTALRSEELRAYVLIVLTAIILISFNLGGFKGFFSSIHHAAFQVSSIITTTGYASVDFNTWPTFSKSILVFIMFIGACAGSTGGGLKVSRIVMLFKALMKELSFLIHKRSVKVLKFDGNKIEHETLRSVNVFFACYMFIFAISVILVSLDNYDFTSSFTAVAATLNNIGPGLEVVGPLGNFSDFSYFSKFVMMFDMLVGRLEIFPILILFSPATWKK, from the coding sequence GTGAATAAATCAATTATTTTACATATCGTTGGATGGATTTTATCGGTAGAGGCAGCCTTTATGCTTCTACCACTTATTTGTGCAGTAATATATCAGGAAAAAAGCGGTTTTGCTTTCCTGATTACCATGGGTATTGGGCTTCTGATCGGTCTTCCTCTGGTTATCTATAAGCCAAAAAGCAAATTATTCTTTGCAAAGGAAGGTCTGGTATCGGTTGGTTTGGGATGGATTGCAATGAGCTCTTTGGGTGCATTACCCTTTACCATCAGCGGCGAGATCCCCAATTACGTTGATGCCTTATTCGAAATAATATCCGGTTTTACTACCACAGGATCCAGTATATTAAAGGATATTGAAGCACTTTCCTATTGTATGTTATTCTGGAGAAGCTTTACTCACTGGATTGGCGGTATGGGAATTCTTGTATTTGTACTGGCGATATTACCAATGTCCGGTGGAGAACGTATGCATATTATGCGTGCTGAGAGCCCCGGTCCTTCTATAGAGAAATTAGTACCTAGAATGAGAACGACAGCTAAAATTCTTTATTCTATTTATCTAGGCATGACACTCCTTCAAATCATTCTTTTCCTGATCGGAGGTATGCCTTTATTTGATGCATTAACCATAACCTTTGGTACGGCAGGTACCGGTGGATTAGCTATTAAAAATGATAGTATGCTTTCCTATTCACCCTATTTGCAAACTGTCACCACCGTATTCATGTTTCTATTCGGTGTGAACTTTAATATTTATTATTTGATTTTGTTTCGCAAAATTAAAACTGCACTTCGCAGTGAAGAGCTTCGTGCCTATGTACTTATCGTACTTACAGCCATTATATTGATATCCTTTAACCTAGGAGGATTTAAAGGCTTCTTCTCGTCAATTCATCACGCTGCATTTCAAGTATCCTCCATTATTACAACCACCGGATATGCATCTGTTGATTTTAATACCTGGCCAACCTTTTCCAAATCAATTCTGGTGTTTATTATGTTTATTGGTGCCTGTGCTGGCAGTACCGGTGGAGGATTGAAGGTATCGCGTATTGTTATGCTTTTTAAAGCTCTTATGAAAGAATTATCCTTTTTAATTCACAAGAGAAGTGTTAAAGTTCTTAAGTTTGACGGCAACAAAATCGAACACGAAACCTTGCGTTCCGTAAACGTATTCTTTGCATGTTATATGTTTATATTTGCGATTTCTGTTATCCTTGTATCTTTGGATAATTATGATTTTACCAGTAGCTTTACAGCCGTAGCTGCTACTTTAAATAATATAGGCCCCGGACTGGAGGTCGTAGGGCCACTGGGCAACTTTAGTGACTTTTCATACTTTTCTAAATTTGTTATGATGTTTGATATGCTGGTAGGAAGGCTTGAAATATTTCCTATCTTAATATTATTCTCACCTGCTACCTGGAAAAAATAA
- the trkA gene encoding Trk system potassium transporter TrkA codes for MKIIIVGCGKVGTTLAEQLDGEGHDITLIDNKATSIRNVTDTLDVMGIVGNGASYHVQMTAGIEKADLLIAVTGSDELNLLCCLIARQASDCHTIARVRNPQYNDEISYIKSGMGLSMIINPELETATDISRLIRLPSAIKIDTFAKGKVELLKLQIPQESILNQMKIMDIPSRIRCKVLVCAVERGDEVFIPSGNFVLESGDKISFIATPKDAAYFFHKAGFTNGLIKDVMIVGGGNIAVYLANKLTATGVTVKIVEQSRERCEELSDMLPNALIINANATDHNVLIEEGITDMDAFVSLTNLDEENVLLSLYAQKKSKAKVFTKITRLTYDDVIREMSLGIIINPKAITADRIIQHVRAMQNPKGSNVETLYKIVSNKVEALEFHVRNNPDLVGIPLSNLQTKNNLLVGCISRKDRIIIPNGQDVLQIDDTVIIVTTQTGLDDLSDILE; via the coding sequence ATGAAGATTATTATTGTAGGTTGTGGTAAAGTAGGTACGACGCTTGCTGAGCAACTGGATGGAGAAGGTCATGATATAACATTAATAGATAATAAAGCCACATCCATTCGCAATGTTACTGATACTCTGGATGTAATGGGCATTGTGGGAAATGGAGCCAGCTATCATGTACAGATGACAGCAGGAATAGAGAAAGCAGATCTTCTGATTGCCGTTACGGGATCAGATGAGTTAAATCTTCTATGCTGTTTAATTGCGAGACAAGCCAGCGACTGCCATACGATTGCCCGTGTCAGAAATCCTCAATACAATGATGAAATCAGTTATATTAAGAGTGGTATGGGGCTTTCTATGATTATTAATCCGGAATTAGAGACAGCAACTGATATCTCACGTCTAATTCGACTGCCCTCAGCGATCAAGATAGACACCTTCGCAAAAGGGAAGGTAGAATTGTTAAAGTTGCAAATTCCGCAGGAATCCATATTAAATCAAATGAAGATTATGGATATTCCCAGCAGAATACGTTGTAAGGTCCTGGTATGTGCCGTGGAACGTGGGGACGAGGTATTCATTCCTTCCGGTAATTTTGTCCTAGAATCAGGAGATAAGATATCCTTTATTGCCACTCCGAAGGATGCAGCCTATTTCTTCCACAAGGCAGGCTTCACTAATGGCTTAATTAAGGATGTTATGATTGTCGGGGGTGGAAATATAGCGGTTTACCTTGCGAATAAATTAACCGCAACCGGTGTAACGGTTAAGATCGTAGAGCAAAGCAGAGAAAGGTGTGAGGAGCTCAGTGATATGCTTCCCAATGCACTCATTATTAATGCTAATGCTACCGATCATAATGTATTGATTGAAGAGGGCATCACCGATATGGATGCTTTTGTTTCTTTGACTAATTTGGATGAGGAAAACGTGTTGCTATCCTTATATGCTCAAAAGAAATCGAAAGCGAAGGTGTTTACTAAAATCACACGGCTGACCTATGATGATGTGATACGAGAAATGTCCTTAGGAATAATTATTAACCCTAAGGCAATTACTGCAGATCGTATTATTCAGCATGTTAGAGCGATGCAAAATCCGAAAGGAAGCAACGTTGAGACTCTCTACAAGATTGTCAGCAATAAGGTTGAGGCTCTGGAATTTCATGTAAGAAATAATCCCGACTTAGTCGGTATTCCTTTATCAAATCTCCAAACAAAGAATAATCTATTGGTAGGCTGTATTAGCCGTAAAGATAGAATTATTATTCCAAACGGACAGGATGTCCTTCAAATAGATGATACTGTGATAATCGTTACCACACAGACCGGACTGGATGATTTAAGCGATATCTTGGAGTAA
- a CDS encoding cytidylate kinase-like family protein produces MNKIITISRQYGSGGREIGAKLAQKLGIPFYDNEIITRAAKDSGFSEAVFENAEKKASNSLLYSIAMGMNAYGNQDIGFTHLSLDDQIYIAQSNVIRKVAQEGPCVIVGRCADYVLRDYKNVVNVFIWADLEFRKNRAIQLYQLKENKAEEEILKIDKSRANYYNYHASEKWGKAENYHLSIKSDCIGIDNSVDCILQFLEYCERGISSGK; encoded by the coding sequence ATGAATAAAATCATAACAATTAGCAGGCAATATGGCAGTGGAGGACGGGAAATAGGTGCAAAACTAGCTCAAAAACTGGGGATACCATTTTACGATAATGAAATCATAACCAGAGCAGCGAAGGATAGTGGGTTTTCTGAAGCAGTATTTGAAAATGCAGAGAAAAAAGCGTCCAATAGTCTTTTATACTCAATAGCAATGGGTATGAACGCTTATGGTAATCAGGATATTGGTTTTACTCATTTATCCCTGGATGATCAGATCTATATAGCACAATCCAATGTGATTCGCAAGGTAGCCCAAGAGGGGCCATGCGTTATTGTTGGAAGGTGTGCCGATTATGTTTTACGTGATTATAAGAATGTAGTGAATGTGTTTATTTGGGCAGACCTGGAATTTCGTAAGAACAGGGCAATTCAGCTATATCAACTGAAAGAGAATAAAGCAGAGGAAGAAATTCTGAAAATAGATAAAAGCAGAGCGAATTATTACAACTATCACGCCAGCGAGAAGTGGGGTAAAGCGGAAAACTATCATTTGTCTATTAAGAGTGATTGCATAGGAATCGATAATTCAGTTGATTGTATTCTGCAGTTTCTTGAATATTGCGAAAGGGGTATATCATCCGGTAAATGA
- a CDS encoding DUF58 domain-containing protein, whose translation MLRNKLRYLFLLAFVGVLSILYNIYYMTIIFLTVAAMPLLMIGYIFYVSRKIDCKLFCSVHVVNKGEAIPISVQIYNPTIFPISNIKLFLTYKNTYSAKQYTKEIQISVDGRTGTSVSSKIYSDFAGNIEITLKKIRIYDYIKLFSVRRKNCEKGIVAVLPSYYELMGNNFTLKNNTIVESDHYSTVKSGDDPSEVFAIREYKEGDRLQRIHWKLSMKQNQLMIKEFSDPLNCSVLLFVNLGVPQGNNVLFYMDSILESALSLSYTLILNKQIHYLSWYDAKNEICRRIRIMQESELYEAMEGLLNSISYRNSVEAISNYLAEFGKEAYTDLFYITGELSEQEVNMLSHIRTQRSQIIYMSNLNKLSEREYMLDKVIQQSEAMGIGVFNVDASDIKKDMEQLRLE comes from the coding sequence ATGCTTCGGAATAAATTACGGTATCTGTTTCTTTTGGCATTCGTTGGTGTACTATCCATTTTATATAACATATATTACATGACCATTATATTTCTGACAGTAGCAGCTATGCCGCTATTAATGATCGGATATATTTTCTATGTCAGTAGGAAAATAGATTGTAAATTATTTTGCTCGGTTCATGTTGTGAATAAGGGCGAAGCTATCCCCATCTCAGTTCAGATATATAATCCCACGATTTTTCCTATATCGAACATTAAGCTGTTTCTGACATATAAAAACACCTATTCAGCCAAACAGTATACAAAGGAAATACAGATATCAGTGGATGGAAGAACCGGTACCTCTGTTTCCAGCAAGATTTATTCAGACTTTGCTGGTAATATTGAGATTACTTTAAAGAAAATCCGAATTTATGATTATATTAAGCTGTTTTCGGTGAGAAGAAAGAATTGCGAGAAAGGAATTGTTGCAGTACTTCCGAGCTATTATGAGCTGATGGGGAATAATTTTACGTTGAAGAATAATACAATTGTGGAAAGTGACCATTACTCTACAGTGAAGAGTGGAGACGATCCTTCTGAAGTATTTGCCATCCGGGAATATAAGGAAGGGGATCGTCTTCAACGTATTCATTGGAAGCTAAGCATGAAGCAGAATCAGCTAATGATAAAGGAATTTAGTGATCCACTGAATTGCTCGGTGCTATTGTTTGTAAATCTGGGTGTTCCTCAAGGAAATAATGTTCTTTTTTATATGGATTCTATACTGGAAAGCGCGTTATCCCTTTCCTATACCTTGATTTTAAATAAGCAAATACATTATCTGTCCTGGTATGATGCTAAGAATGAAATATGCAGAAGAATTCGTATTATGCAGGAATCGGAATTATATGAAGCAATGGAAGGTCTTTTGAATTCGATATCTTACCGAAATTCGGTGGAAGCAATTTCTAATTATCTGGCTGAATTTGGGAAGGAAGCCTATACGGATCTTTTCTACATCACAGGAGAGCTATCGGAACAAGAAGTAAACATGTTATCACACATCAGAACACAAAGAAGTCAGATTATTTATATGAGTAATCTGAATAAGCTTTCTGAGAGAGAATATATGTTGGACAAAGTGATACAACAGTCGGAAGCTATGGGAATTGGAGTGTTCAATGTTGATGCCTCCGATATTAAGAAGGATATGGAGCAGTTAAGACTGGAATAG
- a CDS encoding AI-2E family transporter: protein MKWRERFNKKYMQISLYVIITTVIITFLILIIWNAPLIASFLFDKVQWVIRVIRPVIIGFVFAYLMDPAVNFFERKFRKLTTKKLFRWIKRPRTWAVLISVIILFSAFVGLISLLVYSVTNQLRLANFDDIIKLGEEYMNTLNDFYNFIVGELKELDIQSQEFEQYVENATTFILNALMGFADATLESVTNISGYLTTIIFSFIIGIYFMIDGRMFMNYITKVCKALLSDNANRRILRTVHDLDDVFSGYIRGQLTDALVMMVLISLVLSIIGVKFSVVIGIFAGIGNLIPYFGPIIAYFSTAIVCLINGDIRTLIIAVIALLIIQTVDGNLIGPKLLSKSIKIHPLIIIVSLIFGSALGGFLGMLVAVPVGAFMKLVFVRFIDNRLERKEELKNIN, encoded by the coding sequence ATGAAATGGAGAGAACGATTTAATAAAAAGTATATGCAGATATCTCTGTATGTCATAATCACAACCGTTATCATAACATTTTTGATTTTAATCATTTGGAATGCTCCATTGATTGCAAGCTTTCTTTTTGATAAAGTACAATGGGTGATTCGTGTAATCAGACCTGTTATTATAGGCTTTGTGTTCGCTTATCTGATGGATCCGGCAGTGAATTTCTTTGAACGTAAATTTCGGAAGCTGACTACAAAAAAGCTATTTCGCTGGATTAAGAGACCAAGAACCTGGGCAGTCCTGATCTCTGTGATTATACTGTTTTCAGCCTTTGTTGGACTAATATCCTTGTTGGTGTATTCAGTGACGAACCAGCTTCGTCTTGCTAACTTTGATGATATAATAAAGCTGGGCGAAGAATACATGAATACCCTTAATGATTTTTATAACTTTATTGTAGGTGAATTAAAGGAATTAGATATACAATCCCAGGAATTTGAACAGTATGTGGAAAATGCAACTACCTTTATATTAAATGCGCTGATGGGATTTGCGGATGCCACACTGGAGTCGGTAACGAATATCTCTGGGTATCTGACAACCATCATTTTCAGCTTTATCATTGGAATATACTTTATGATTGATGGCAGAATGTTCATGAACTATATTACGAAAGTCTGTAAAGCGTTGCTCAGTGACAATGCAAATCGGAGAATTCTCAGAACGGTTCATGATCTGGATGATGTATTCTCCGGTTATATCAGAGGACAACTGACGGACGCACTGGTGATGATGGTTTTAATCAGTCTTGTCCTTTCCATAATTGGAGTCAAGTTTTCAGTTGTCATCGGAATTTTTGCTGGAATAGGAAATCTTATTCCGTATTTTGGGCCAATTATAGCATATTTTAGTACTGCCATCGTATGCCTGATTAATGGGGACATTAGGACGCTGATTATTGCTGTCATAGCCTTGTTAATAATTCAGACGGTGGATGGGAACTTAATCGGACCAAAACTGTTAAGTAAATCCATAAAAATACACCCGCTAATCATTATAGTGTCTTTGATTTTTGGAAGTGCACTCGGAGGCTTCCTGGGAATGCTTGTGGCTGTACCGGTGGGTGCTTTTATGAAACTGGTATTTGTAAGGTTCATTGACAACCGTCTGGAACGTAAGGAAGAATTGAAGAATATAAATTAG